A region from the Mercenaria mercenaria strain notata chromosome 7, MADL_Memer_1, whole genome shotgun sequence genome encodes:
- the LOC128558480 gene encoding uncharacterized protein LOC128558480 isoform X2, which produces MDNRIVLLFAAVAINFGHLLASQNMNCAQGYWGTDCKNACPEGCSSVGCDKAAGSCFGCDSGYHVGISKRQSQLHPKIEMLNIRVFHIQWIVYD; this is translated from the exons ATGGATAACAGAATAGTGCTTCTGTTTGCTGCAGTTGCAATTAATTTCG GTCATTTATTGGCAAGTCAAAACATGAACTGCGCACAAGGGTACTGGGGCACAGATTGCAAAAATGCATGTCCCGAAGGATGCTCGTCCGTTGGATGTGACAAAGCTGCTGGCTCTTGCTTTGGATGTGATTCAGGATATCACG TCGGAATAAGCAAACGACAGTCGCAACTGCATCCgaaaatagaaatgttgaacATCAGAGTTTTTCATATACAG TGGATCGTTTATGATTAG
- the LOC128558480 gene encoding scavenger receptor class F member 1-like isoform X1 has protein sequence MDNRIVLLFAAVAINFGHLLASQNMNCAQGYWGTDCKNACPEGCSSVGCDKAAGSCFGCDSGYHGKYCDIPCSVHCRYACDRFTTKCSSCYAGWYGDSCNIPCHGNCASCSKTTGECLTCRNGWYGTNCSIQCSTEAGCYNDYCTKSNGDCSRCKVGWFGSKCENQCSINCSSGCHKTSGYCYSCSSGYWGSDCSKRCPNCHNGCSKVNGHCSLCRSGFWGSDCSNICQEICESCDKSSGTCLFCPDGLWGSNCSKTCETNNYKMCDINTGICKTCESGFWGTDCDNFCNNCKM, from the exons ATGGATAACAGAATAGTGCTTCTGTTTGCTGCAGTTGCAATTAATTTCG GTCATTTATTGGCAAGTCAAAACATGAACTGCGCACAAGGGTACTGGGGCACAGATTGCAAAAATGCATGTCCCGAAGGATGCTCGTCCGTTGGATGTGACAAAGCTGCTGGCTCTTGCTTTGGATGTGATTCAGGATATCACGGTAAATATTGTGATATTCCGTGTTCGGTTCATTGCCGATATGCATGTGACCGTTTCACTACGAAGTGCTCATCGTGTTACGCGGGGTGGTATGGAGATTCGTGCAATATACCATGTCATGGCAATTGTGCATCGTGTTCAAAAACTACAGGTGAGTGTTTGACATGTAGAAATGGCTGGTATGGGACCAACTGTAGCATACAGTGCTCCACAGAAGCAGGATGCTACAATGATTATTGTACAAAGTCTAACGGAGACTGTTCAAGGTGTAAAGTAGGCTGGTTTGGgtcaaaatgtgaaaatcaaTGTTCAATCAACTGTTCTAGTGGCTGTCATAAGACTTCTGGTTACTGCTATTCTTGCAGCTCTGGATATTGGGGCTCTGACTGTTCAAAACGTTGCCCAAACTGTCATAATGGCTGTAGTAAAGTTAATGGCCATTGTAGTCTTTGCAGGTCTGGATTCTGGGGTTCAGACTGTTCAAATATATGCCAAGAGATTTGTGAAAGTTGTGATAAATCTAGTGGCACATGCTTGTTTTGTCCCGATGGTTTGTGGGGAAGTAACTGTTCGAAGACGTGTGAAACtaacaattataaaatgtgtgaTATTAATACAGGCATTTGTAAAACATGTGAATCAGGCTTTTGGGGAACAGACTGCGACAACTTTTGCAATAATTGTAAAATGTGA